A single window of Streptomyces sudanensis DNA harbors:
- a CDS encoding beta-ketoacyl-ACP synthase III, giving the protein PPPPPPPSSGRAAVLCGLAGWLPPRVLTNQELSRRLDTSDTWIRTRTGIGRRHHAEPGQATSDLAVHAGRRALRSAGGEGADAVVVATTTPDRSCPATAPLVADRLGLTGAAAFDVGAVCTGFVYGLASAAGLIAAGVAERVLLIGADTYSTIVDPHDRTNAIIFGDGAGAFVLRAGRPGEPGAVGHFDLGSDGAGEELIMVAAGGSRQRSAPGDIAPQDRYFSMRGKEVYRHAVTRMAGSARAALTRAGHQAGDVDRLVPHQANLRILRSVAEDLGLPPERLVTNIESVGNTGAASIPLALADAAARHTVRAGERVLLTAFGGGLTWGSCLLTWPALSRIDPPYGPPYGPPYDTEGTQEP; this is encoded by the coding sequence CCCCCGCCCCCGCCTCCGCCGTCGTCCGGCCGTGCCGCCGTCCTGTGCGGGCTGGCGGGCTGGCTCCCCCCGCGCGTCCTGACCAACCAGGAGCTCTCCCGGCGGCTCGACACCAGCGACACCTGGATCAGGACCCGTACCGGGATCGGCCGGCGCCACCACGCCGAGCCGGGCCAGGCCACCTCCGACCTGGCCGTGCACGCGGGCCGCCGGGCGCTGCGGTCGGCCGGCGGCGAAGGCGCGGACGCCGTCGTCGTCGCCACGACGACCCCCGACCGCTCCTGCCCCGCCACCGCCCCGTTGGTGGCCGACCGCCTCGGCCTGACCGGAGCCGCGGCCTTCGACGTCGGCGCCGTCTGCACCGGGTTCGTCTACGGACTGGCCTCCGCCGCCGGGCTCATCGCGGCCGGGGTGGCCGAACGCGTGCTGCTGATCGGCGCGGACACCTACTCCACGATCGTCGATCCGCACGACCGGACCAACGCGATCATCTTCGGGGACGGGGCCGGGGCCTTCGTCCTGCGCGCCGGGCGCCCCGGCGAACCCGGCGCCGTCGGCCACTTCGACCTCGGCAGCGACGGCGCCGGCGAAGAGCTGATCATGGTGGCCGCGGGCGGCTCGCGGCAGCGGTCGGCACCCGGCGACATCGCCCCGCAGGATCGTTACTTCAGCATGCGCGGCAAGGAGGTCTACCGCCACGCGGTCACCCGCATGGCGGGATCCGCCCGCGCCGCGCTCACCCGGGCCGGCCACCAGGCCGGCGACGTCGACCGGCTCGTCCCCCACCAGGCCAACCTGCGCATCCTGCGCTCGGTGGCGGAAGACCTCGGACTGCCCCCGGAACGGCTGGTCACCAACATCGAGTCCGTGGGCAACACCGGCGCCGCGTCGATCCCGCTCGCCCTGGCCGACGCGGCCGCCCGGCACACCGTCCGGGCGGGCGAACGCGTCCTGCTCACCGCGTTCGGCGGCGGACTCACCTGGGGGTCCTGCCTGCTGACGTGGCCCGCCCTCTCCCGGATCGACCCCCCGTACGGCCCTCCGTACGGCCCCCCGTACGACACCGAAGGAACACAGGAGCCATGA
- a CDS encoding MFS transporter, with protein sequence MSAVKSPSTPARRRLGLPLLVLAAAQLVISLDYSIVYVALPGIGDALGFSGQDLQWVVSAYVVATGGFLLLGGRATDLLGRRRVFVTATLLYAVSSWVGGLSDSAGVLVAVRAVQGIGGALLFPAALSLINTLYEEGPDRNRALAAWGAAGAGGLCFGSLLGGVLVDSFGWPAVFLVNVPLAGAIALAGTFLFPADGPLPRQRDFDLPGALTATAGITLLVLVLVHAPEAGWSSPGVLVCAALSAVSLSLFALVETRTRAPLTPGHLFRHRGLLGAMALTALFSATFSSLPYFLTLYFQTVRGYSAMATGAAFLVPAVVVAAGAKAGEKAVAAFGLRATLLGGMALGAGGTLLLALALGTEGPYARLLPGLVLLSLGQGATWTAMWIAAAAGVPARDQGIASGMASTTLQVGGAVGLAVLVAVAGTGSRGPAAADLLDAVRAALHLVTAGLVLGVLALLAPWGRADH encoded by the coding sequence ATGTCCGCAGTGAAATCGCCGTCCACCCCGGCACGCCGGCGCCTCGGGTTGCCGCTCCTGGTCCTGGCCGCCGCCCAACTGGTCATCTCGCTCGACTACAGCATCGTGTACGTCGCCCTCCCCGGCATCGGCGACGCGCTCGGCTTCTCCGGACAGGACCTGCAGTGGGTGGTCAGCGCCTACGTGGTGGCGACCGGCGGGTTCCTGCTCCTCGGCGGGCGGGCCACCGACCTGCTGGGGCGGCGCAGGGTCTTCGTCACCGCCACCCTGCTGTACGCGGTCTCCTCGTGGGTGGGCGGGCTGTCGGACTCGGCGGGCGTCCTGGTCGCGGTGCGCGCCGTCCAGGGCATCGGCGGCGCCCTGCTGTTCCCCGCCGCCCTGTCACTGATCAACACGCTCTACGAGGAGGGGCCCGACCGGAACCGGGCGCTGGCCGCGTGGGGCGCCGCCGGAGCCGGCGGGCTGTGCTTCGGCTCGCTGCTGGGCGGGGTGCTCGTCGACTCCTTCGGCTGGCCGGCGGTGTTCCTCGTCAACGTTCCGCTGGCCGGTGCCATAGCCCTTGCAGGAACGTTCCTCTTTCCGGCGGACGGACCCCTGCCCCGGCAGAGGGACTTCGACCTCCCGGGCGCCCTGACCGCCACCGCGGGCATCACCCTGCTCGTCCTGGTCCTCGTCCACGCGCCGGAGGCCGGCTGGAGCAGCCCCGGCGTCCTGGTGTGCGCGGCCCTGTCGGCGGTCTCGCTGTCCCTCTTCGCCCTCGTCGAGACCCGTACCCGCGCCCCGCTGACGCCGGGGCACCTGTTCCGCCACCGCGGCCTGCTCGGCGCCATGGCGCTGACCGCGCTGTTCAGCGCCACGTTCAGCTCGCTTCCGTACTTCCTGACCCTCTACTTCCAGACGGTGCGCGGCTACAGCGCGATGGCCACCGGGGCCGCCTTCCTCGTACCGGCCGTCGTCGTGGCCGCCGGGGCGAAGGCGGGCGAGAAGGCCGTGGCCGCGTTCGGCCTGCGCGCCACGCTCCTGGGCGGCATGGCCCTCGGTGCCGGCGGCACCCTGCTCCTCGCCCTCGCGTTAGGCACCGAAGGCCCCTACGCGCGCCTCCTGCCGGGGCTCGTGCTGCTGAGCCTGGGACAGGGCGCCACCTGGACCGCCATGTGGATCGCGGCCGCGGCCGGCGTCCCCGCCCGGGACCAGGGCATCGCGTCGGGCATGGCCTCGACCACGCTGCAGGTGGGCGGCGCCGTGGGCTTGGCCGTCCTGGTGGCCGTCGCCGGCACCGGGAGCCGGGGACCGGCCGCCGCCGATCTGCTCGACGCGGTCCGTGCCGCCCTCCACCTGGTCACGGCCGGGCTCGTCCTCGGCGTCCTCGCCCTGCTGGCCCCGTGGGGGCGCGCGGACCACTGA
- a CDS encoding aspartyl/asparaginyl beta-hydroxylase domain-containing protein, with the protein MTPETEHAFAAIKDEYGPDSLARVEEMVRAGKQRRHPLQQGAKWILPGISRQPWHDPYGHPELVPVVRAFEENHASIKKELEAAWAARRNAFSDYEHYLVRQSDWQALYLFREGGLVSGSADTVPTAFRVLREEAVDTGKLCPLLECHFSTLLPGAVIAPHCDLWNFSINLHLAVDIPEGCGITVAGETRSWEEGRCLLFDYSFEHEAWNRGTRPRTCLLVDLWHPETTVPERKALVALVTEIRRLMGEG; encoded by the coding sequence GTGACCCCGGAAACAGAGCACGCCTTCGCCGCGATCAAGGACGAGTACGGGCCGGATTCCCTCGCGCGCGTGGAGGAGATGGTGCGGGCGGGAAAGCAGCGGCGCCATCCCCTCCAGCAGGGCGCCAAGTGGATCCTGCCGGGGATTTCCCGGCAGCCGTGGCACGATCCGTACGGTCATCCCGAACTGGTGCCGGTGGTGCGCGCCTTCGAGGAGAACCACGCTTCGATCAAGAAGGAACTGGAGGCCGCCTGGGCGGCCCGGCGGAACGCTTTCTCGGACTACGAGCACTACCTCGTGCGCCAGTCCGACTGGCAGGCCCTCTACCTCTTCCGCGAGGGCGGGTTGGTGAGCGGGTCGGCCGACACGGTGCCGACCGCCTTCCGGGTGCTCAGGGAGGAGGCGGTCGACACCGGGAAGCTCTGCCCCCTGCTGGAGTGCCACTTCTCGACCCTGCTCCCCGGCGCGGTGATCGCCCCCCACTGCGACCTGTGGAACTTCAGCATCAACCTGCACCTGGCCGTCGACATACCCGAGGGGTGCGGCATCACGGTCGCCGGCGAGACGCGGTCGTGGGAGGAGGGCAGGTGCCTGCTCTTCGACTACTCCTTCGAGCACGAGGCGTGGAACCGGGGGACCCGCCCGCGCACGTGCCTGCTCGTCGACCTGTGGCACCCGGAGACCACCGTCCCCGAGCGGAAGGCGCTCGTCGCCCTCGTCACCGAGATCCGCAGGCTGATGGGCGAGGGCTGA
- a CDS encoding DUF6584 family protein, whose product MPLTATLARVDADLAAGRVPMARQRLRGLVSSFPEDLALRRRLAEVYRLYGEPAEAGRWMYLEEDRDAEETAAFEARYRTPRERMRALAWHGPESLAGSAFTAGQLAAVRTACSKALGRPVDWEDPAGWEDPEPPFPRGEEGRLAGFLAGAGCLLTALVVLGIWVNGLVALFG is encoded by the coding sequence ATGCCACTGACAGCCACCCTCGCCCGAGTCGACGCGGACCTGGCGGCCGGTCGCGTGCCGATGGCACGTCAGCGCCTGCGCGGACTGGTCTCCTCCTTCCCCGAGGACCTGGCGCTCCGCCGCCGCCTGGCCGAGGTGTACCGGCTGTACGGCGAGCCCGCGGAGGCCGGTCGCTGGATGTACCTGGAGGAGGACCGCGACGCGGAGGAGACGGCCGCCTTCGAGGCGAGGTACCGGACGCCCCGGGAGCGCATGCGGGCCCTCGCCTGGCACGGCCCCGAGTCGCTCGCCGGATCCGCGTTCACCGCGGGGCAACTGGCGGCGGTGCGGACCGCCTGTTCGAAGGCTCTGGGACGCCCGGTGGACTGGGAGGACCCGGCGGGCTGGGAAGACCCGGAACCTCCCTTTCCGCGAGGCGAGGAGGGGAGGCTCGCCGGTTTCCTGGCGGGGGCCGGATGTCTGCTGACGGCCCTCGTCGTGCTGGGGATCTGGGTGAACGGGCTGGTCGCCCTCTTCGGCTGA
- a CDS encoding SWIM zinc finger family protein: MDGLTEANLKALAGARSFERGLEYLDAVSGVEVDDTRITATVHGTERYEVELAPGRSGRLTGACDCPYGLEGNFCKHLVALGLTVLARQESLPRQRKAARNRARDLDAWLSSLSREELLALVRDEMAEDRGLRRRLELRSATARGDLAEVRSHVRGLLDIGPFAHHGYVAYADARAYADQAGQAASAIRELAGSGRAADAVALAREAIELLAAAAENVDDSDGWLGEIAADLADAHHDACRAARPDPAELARWLVDRALDDTADLVDIDPLDYEDVLGEQGMEILREHVVGAWRANRTGWAEKHLMERLAKAGRDIDTLIAVHAADLTPDGHTHLVIARELEAAGRPGEALEWAERGIRDTGDLAAVDTALVDHLCDRHTRAGRLADAAALRRDHFAARRTLLAYRRLRAAARAADRWPAERERALALLHADAKQRPAGRGGDSVLVDALLDDKDPDAAWRAADETGASDRQWLALADRSRATRPADALPVYLRLADPLTRQTGNAVYERLVSLLLSIRDCHQRLGTPDEFTAYVTGLRAAHGRKRNLMRLMDDHGL; the protein is encoded by the coding sequence GTGGACGGCCTCACCGAAGCGAACCTCAAAGCACTCGCGGGCGCCCGTTCCTTCGAGCGCGGTCTCGAATACCTCGACGCCGTGTCCGGGGTGGAGGTCGACGACACCCGCATCACCGCGACCGTCCACGGCACCGAGCGGTACGAGGTGGAACTGGCCCCGGGCCGCTCCGGGCGCCTGACCGGCGCGTGCGACTGCCCGTACGGGCTGGAGGGCAACTTCTGCAAGCACCTGGTGGCCCTCGGCCTGACCGTACTCGCCCGGCAGGAGAGCCTGCCCCGGCAGCGGAAAGCCGCCCGGAACCGGGCCCGGGACCTCGACGCCTGGCTGTCCAGCCTGTCCCGGGAGGAACTGCTCGCCCTCGTACGGGACGAGATGGCCGAGGACCGGGGGCTGCGCCGCCGCCTGGAACTGCGGTCCGCGACCGCGCGGGGGGACCTGGCGGAGGTCCGGTCCCACGTCCGGGGGCTCCTCGACATCGGCCCGTTCGCCCACCACGGCTACGTCGCCTACGCCGACGCCCGCGCCTACGCCGACCAGGCCGGGCAGGCGGCCTCCGCGATCAGGGAACTGGCCGGCTCGGGCCGGGCCGCCGACGCCGTCGCCCTGGCGCGGGAGGCGATCGAACTGCTGGCCGCGGCGGCGGAGAACGTCGACGACTCCGACGGATGGCTCGGTGAGATCGCCGCCGACCTCGCCGACGCCCACCACGACGCCTGCCGCGCGGCACGTCCCGACCCGGCGGAACTCGCCCGGTGGCTGGTCGACCGGGCGCTCGACGACACGGCCGACCTCGTCGACATCGACCCGCTCGACTACGAGGACGTGCTCGGCGAACAGGGGATGGAGATCCTGCGGGAACACGTGGTCGGGGCATGGCGGGCCAACCGCACCGGCTGGGCGGAGAAGCACCTGATGGAGCGCCTCGCCAAAGCGGGCCGCGACATCGACACGCTGATCGCCGTGCACGCCGCCGACCTCACGCCGGACGGCCACACCCACCTGGTCATCGCCCGGGAACTGGAAGCGGCCGGCCGCCCCGGCGAGGCCCTGGAATGGGCCGAGCGCGGCATCCGGGACACCGGCGACCTCGCGGCCGTCGACACCGCCCTCGTCGACCACCTCTGCGACCGCCACACGCGGGCGGGCCGGCTCGCCGACGCCGCCGCCCTGCGCCGCGACCACTTCGCCGCCCGCCGCACCCTGCTCGCCTACCGCCGTCTGCGCGCCGCCGCGCGGGCCGCCGACCGCTGGCCGGCCGAACGCGAGAGGGCACTGGCCCTGCTGCACGCCGACGCGAAGCAGCGGCCCGCAGGCCGGGGCGGCGACTCCGTCCTGGTCGACGCCCTGCTCGACGACAAGGACCCCGACGCCGCCTGGCGGGCCGCCGACGAGACCGGCGCCTCCGACCGGCAGTGGCTCGCCCTCGCCGACCGGTCCCGCGCCACCCGCCCCGCCGACGCGCTCCCCGTCTACCTCCGCCTGGCCGACCCCCTCACCCGGCAGACCGGCAACGCGGTCTACGAGCGACTCGTCAGTCTCCTGCTGAGCATCCGCGACTGCCACCAGCGCCTGGGCACCCCGGACGAGTTCACCGCGTACGTCACCGGCCTGCGTGCCGCCCACGGGCGCAAGCGGAACCTGATGCGCCTCATGGACGACCACGGCCTGTGA
- a CDS encoding hemerythrin domain-containing protein, translating to MADDVIEMIKTDHRELDRLLEMMQKDRDSRPLALPLAVAMLEAHSRAEEEHVYPVLVKQAGEKEETRHATEEHHEAEQLGKRLLEMDWESEEFDQGLEKWIDAVRHHVEEEEQELLVSLGEALDSEELRELGLRFAGQRSEEIAGKALGGNGGASGSSGGGRSGEGITREELYAKARELGVEGRSSMNKGELEEQVRKAEGEA from the coding sequence ATGGCCGATGACGTCATCGAAATGATCAAGACCGACCACCGCGAGCTGGATCGTCTCCTGGAGATGATGCAGAAGGACAGGGATTCGCGGCCGCTGGCGCTGCCGCTCGCCGTGGCCATGCTGGAGGCGCACAGCCGAGCCGAGGAGGAGCACGTCTACCCGGTGCTCGTGAAGCAGGCCGGGGAGAAGGAGGAGACCCGGCACGCCACCGAGGAGCACCACGAGGCGGAGCAGCTGGGCAAGCGCCTGCTGGAGATGGACTGGGAGAGCGAGGAGTTCGACCAGGGGCTGGAGAAGTGGATCGACGCCGTGCGCCACCACGTCGAGGAGGAGGAGCAGGAGCTGCTCGTCTCGCTCGGCGAGGCCCTGGACTCCGAGGAACTGCGCGAACTCGGGCTGCGGTTCGCCGGGCAGCGGTCCGAGGAGATCGCGGGCAAGGCGCTCGGCGGGAACGGTGGCGCCTCCGGCTCCTCCGGCGGCGGCCGGAGTGGCGAGGGGATCACGCGCGAGGAACTGTACGCCAAGGCACGCGAGCTGGGCGTCGAGGGGCGGTCCTCGATGAACAAGGGCGAGCTGGAGGAGCAGGTCCGCAAGGCGGAGGGCGAAGCCTAG
- a CDS encoding helix-turn-helix domain-containing protein: MSTDYQQAREALGVRLRELRLSAPGGRLTGSGLAERCAWNKSKVSRLENGKQTPTPDDLRKWAEATGQPEAYDELVACLKGFESHVRSWRRQLASGHRAVQDTHLNAHADASVFRGWESSMIFGILQTPDYARSVFTRYAELQRSPHDTEQAVRSRMKRQEALYDSSKRFHLLLWEAALHALICPPSVLAAQLDRLAGAIGLDTVELGIVPLSSPLKIPPATAFWIYDDRQVIVENWHAELWIDDEASVGTYLRTWRTLRESAVYGADAQNRISAARRALSPR; encoded by the coding sequence GTGAGCACGGACTACCAGCAGGCGCGGGAAGCGCTCGGAGTACGGTTGCGCGAACTCCGGCTCTCCGCCCCCGGAGGCCGGCTCACCGGTTCCGGGCTCGCCGAGCGGTGCGCGTGGAACAAGTCCAAGGTCAGCAGACTGGAGAACGGCAAACAGACTCCAACGCCCGATGACCTGCGCAAATGGGCCGAGGCAACCGGTCAGCCGGAGGCGTACGACGAACTGGTCGCATGCCTGAAGGGCTTCGAGTCCCACGTCAGGTCATGGCGACGCCAGTTGGCCTCGGGGCACAGGGCGGTCCAGGACACCCACCTGAACGCTCATGCCGACGCCTCGGTCTTCCGCGGCTGGGAATCCTCCATGATCTTCGGGATCCTCCAGACCCCGGACTACGCCCGGTCGGTCTTCACGAGATACGCGGAACTCCAGCGGTCGCCACACGACACCGAGCAGGCGGTCCGGTCCCGCATGAAGAGGCAGGAGGCGCTGTACGACTCCTCGAAGCGCTTCCACCTCCTCCTGTGGGAAGCCGCCCTCCACGCCTTGATCTGCCCACCGTCGGTGCTTGCGGCCCAGCTTGACCGTCTCGCGGGAGCCATCGGCCTGGACACGGTCGAGCTGGGGATCGTCCCGCTGTCCTCCCCGCTCAAGATCCCCCCGGCCACCGCCTTCTGGATCTACGACGACCGCCAGGTGATCGTAGAGAACTGGCACGCGGAGTTGTGGATCGACGACGAGGCGAGCGTCGGCACGTACCTGCGGACCTGGAGAACCCTGCGCGAATCCGCCGTGTACGGCGCCGACGCCCAGAACCGCATCAGTGCGGCGAGGCGAGCGCTGAGTCCCCGCTGA
- a CDS encoding DUF6879 family protein produces the protein MARRLRFNGTGSGVNGCPSIHEDLDTGEIVVHGPALTDPDDIARLRHLNEGEVPIMVPRELLVDFGPKEAVRVPDTIALDEFDRLFTQFAYTAWRLETRRRYASDELTDTYAQFVRGEPVDWEGADAEWCAERREQAGLGKRFERVRVVDSPPTIGQLYLLDNARRNSAVGEKIHNLWREDADRLGLPAEDFWIFDSRLVALLDFDDADNLVGVELITEPAAVLRYAMVRDAALHHAVPYQEFAARLTAKED, from the coding sequence ATGGCCCGACGACTGCGTTTCAACGGCACGGGCAGCGGTGTCAACGGATGCCCGTCGATCCACGAAGACCTCGACACGGGCGAGATCGTCGTGCACGGCCCGGCTCTCACCGACCCGGACGACATCGCCCGGCTTCGGCACCTGAACGAGGGCGAGGTGCCCATCATGGTGCCGCGCGAGCTGCTGGTCGACTTCGGCCCGAAAGAGGCCGTCCGCGTGCCCGACACCATCGCGCTGGACGAGTTCGACCGGCTCTTCACGCAGTTCGCGTACACGGCCTGGCGCCTGGAGACGCGTCGCCGCTACGCGTCGGACGAGCTCACCGACACCTACGCCCAGTTCGTGCGCGGTGAGCCCGTCGACTGGGAGGGGGCCGACGCGGAATGGTGCGCGGAGCGCCGCGAGCAGGCGGGGCTCGGCAAGCGGTTCGAGCGTGTCCGCGTCGTCGACAGCCCGCCGACGATCGGCCAGCTCTATCTGCTCGACAACGCGCGTCGCAACAGCGCCGTAGGGGAGAAGATCCACAACCTGTGGCGAGAGGACGCCGACCGCCTCGGTCTGCCCGCCGAGGATTTCTGGATCTTCGACTCCCGGCTGGTCGCACTCCTCGACTTCGACGACGCCGACAACCTGGTCGGCGTCGAGTTGATCACGGAACCCGCCGCGGTGCTGCGGTACGCCATGGTGCGTGACGCGGCGCTGCACCATGCCGTTCCCTACCAGGAGTTCGCGGCACGGCTGACCGCGAAGGAGGACTGA
- a CDS encoding class I SAM-dependent DNA methyltransferase — translation MPARHDIAAETELWDTFAASAFKDDAEPGFCWTQYAGHGPGPELLGDPRRVLEIGCGTGRALVHLAQRGIAARGVDLSPVMVEKTTAKWRGTGAEFVCAEVLEYLSGHEEVYDAVYSIFGAAWFTDPGRLFPLVRRRLGPGGVFVFSQPPAIPGAYGPQGMYKGGFAGKAMFTYRYSYRPAVWERLLTRAGFATADARVLDAPHAGHIGTLLVRAVAP, via the coding sequence TTGCCCGCACGACACGACATCGCCGCCGAGACGGAGCTGTGGGACACCTTCGCCGCCTCCGCCTTCAAGGACGACGCCGAGCCGGGCTTCTGCTGGACGCAGTACGCCGGTCACGGGCCCGGCCCGGAGCTGCTGGGCGACCCGCGCCGCGTCCTGGAGATCGGCTGCGGGACCGGCCGGGCCCTCGTCCACCTCGCGCAGCGCGGCATCGCCGCCCGGGGCGTCGACCTGTCCCCCGTCATGGTCGAGAAGACCACCGCGAAATGGCGCGGCACCGGCGCGGAGTTCGTGTGCGCCGAGGTCCTGGAGTACCTGAGCGGGCACGAGGAGGTGTACGACGCCGTCTACTCGATCTTCGGAGCGGCCTGGTTCACCGACCCGGGCCGTCTCTTCCCCCTCGTCCGCCGGAGGCTCGGGCCCGGTGGTGTCTTCGTGTTCTCGCAGCCGCCGGCCATCCCCGGCGCGTACGGGCCGCAGGGCATGTACAAGGGGGGCTTCGCCGGAAAGGCGATGTTCACCTATCGCTACAGCTATCGACCGGCCGTCTGGGAGCGCCTGCTGACCCGCGCCGGGTTCGCCACGGCCGACGCGCGGGTCCTCGACGCGCCTCACGCGGGGCACATCGGGACGCTCCTCGTACGCGCGGTCGCTCCCTGA
- a CDS encoding ABC transporter substrate-binding protein: MTGRRRTYTAVALCLALLAACAVAGVEWWSRRWEGSVTLLGNWTGGDEERFRRDVLAPFERKHRIRVVYQGSSAESQVLAADVASGTPPDVVVMPGPGELAEYAAQGRLEPLDGLFDPGHYDPVWAPELAGGVHWVPVKADLKSMVWHPGALPEAEVARIARDPGEWCLAMESGATSGWPGTDWVEDVLLQRAGRDTYQKWATGRLPWTHPAVRDAWTTWGDLVGAGDRRRTGRMLLAPYQDPWSGEDPACADQRLEHQAAFVRSGSHWTAAHGRYVHAGAVIPGARRDVTAWEVSGDLAAMLRDTPEARALIRHLADPGTAQLGFTANRAVPAGRYDADPMAARIDATLRGRGTMRCWDASDAMPPAMRDAFQRAALRFLTDPGELSAQLATLEEVRVRHRDAAWLPSVCGSGG; this comes from the coding sequence ATGACCGGCCGCCGGCGCACGTACACCGCCGTGGCGCTCTGCCTGGCGCTGCTCGCCGCCTGCGCGGTCGCGGGAGTGGAGTGGTGGTCGCGCCGCTGGGAGGGCTCCGTCACGCTGCTGGGCAACTGGACCGGCGGCGACGAGGAGCGGTTCCGCCGCGACGTGCTCGCCCCCTTCGAGCGGAAGCACCGCATCCGCGTCGTGTACCAGGGGAGTTCCGCCGAGAGCCAGGTGCTCGCCGCCGACGTGGCGTCCGGCACGCCCCCCGACGTGGTCGTCATGCCCGGACCGGGCGAACTCGCGGAGTACGCGGCCCAGGGCCGGCTCGAACCCCTGGACGGCCTGTTCGACCCCGGCCACTACGACCCGGTGTGGGCGCCCGAACTGGCCGGCGGCGTCCACTGGGTGCCCGTGAAGGCCGACCTGAAGAGCATGGTGTGGCACCCCGGCGCCCTCCCCGAGGCCGAGGTCGCCCGCATCGCCCGCGACCCGGGGGAGTGGTGCCTGGCGATGGAGTCCGGCGCCACCTCCGGCTGGCCGGGCACCGACTGGGTGGAGGACGTCCTGCTCCAGCGGGCCGGCCGGGACACGTACCAGAAGTGGGCGACCGGCCGCCTCCCCTGGACCCACCCGGCCGTGCGCGACGCGTGGACCACCTGGGGCGACCTCGTCGGCGCGGGCGACCGGCGGCGCACCGGGCGGATGCTCCTCGCCCCCTACCAGGACCCGTGGAGCGGCGAGGACCCCGCCTGCGCGGACCAGCGGCTGGAGCACCAGGCGGCGTTCGTCCGCTCCGGCTCGCACTGGACCGCGGCGCACGGCCGCTACGTCCACGCCGGGGCGGTGATCCCCGGCGCCCGCCGGGACGTGACGGCGTGGGAGGTGTCCGGCGACCTGGCGGCCATGCTGCGCGACACCCCCGAGGCGCGGGCGCTGATCCGCCACCTCGCCGACCCCGGCACGGCCCAGCTCGGCTTCACCGCCAACCGGGCCGTCCCCGCCGGCAGGTACGACGCCGACCCGATGGCCGCCCGCATCGACGCGACCCTGCGCGGACGCGGCACGATGCGCTGCTGGGACGCCTCCGACGCGATGCCCCCGGCGATGCGCGACGCCTTCCAGCGGGCGGCGCTGCGGTTCCTGACCGACCCCGGGGAGCTGTCCGCGCAACTCGCGACGCTGGAGGAGGTCCGCGTGCGGCACCGGGACGCGGCGTGGCTGCCGTCGGTGTGCGGCAGCGGCGGCTGA